Genomic window (Culex pipiens pallens isolate TS chromosome 3, TS_CPP_V2, whole genome shotgun sequence):
cgggctaaggcgcagttCCCCAAGTGTgcatcagttttatttttcaattcccgctgattgaagtgtttttttgttttttttttttttttgtgggaaactgcagcctgtaatgaagccaaatttttcaaaacatattcccatagcacaaaggacattatcaaaagttctctgataaattgaatgacttttctcacaagcaaaaagctgctttccggaagtctgatacactttgtgaaattttgccaaccgtggacctagcactcctcggaaaagcagttcccgttagccgttagccagtgCTTGTCCCTTTTAACCCGTAATTAATTGTACTGCACTTGACtggatggccgcaatttgctgagtgataATGGATAATTTGCGTCCAACGAAATGACAACggaaactcgaaacagcagaaacAAAGTCTTaattaatgttcgatgcatcaaccacatcgattaaaactttcaaaacaaacacccatttcagaatacatcagttggctggcacgcatcctggagatcgacgagaaaaatgcaagaataacatcaaagtgtcacactcacacatgaaatggaacaggaaaaaaaacaaaggaggcccaccaccaagtgtgagtggagcagctgttctttttttcccccagccttgacgtcgataaagcagtttgtttttgttcgagctttcggcgaagcattaaatcggcatcactgtgcgccacttgaaatatttctcaagggaaaagtgctgattaaatgttttgaagcattatttgctggtattaaatgccaatataatgctgatttgaTGCTGCTATTTAGTGATTCGCGGTTATTTgggaacaataacaaacacgttttgtttttgtttgaccaatctgtgcattgccccgaagtttcgagctcgttcctgtgtcaaacgcgttctgacctgaaatcctttttggccaattgtagcacttacatcaattttcagtttCTGTGTTAAGATACAACaaacacgacaagattgaaacttctttcatatgaaaagtgtttttttcggtttatattgaatatctcaggattgaaatcgaattttgaagatctgtgaaggtcaacgGGTAAGGCAtggtgagctgcacaaaaaaagcgttcttaactcaatttggcccaacatcgacatacgacaagttagcaccacAACGAcgatttgctgatttttgaagagaaatagtaaacaataagattttgaaatatttatatccaatgattgttttaaaatcagttgtatatttttttatttgtgaccCTCATACCACTTTGATTTTTgtgttaacataaaaaaaaatgaatgttgaTTTAAAGGTTAGAGATGGGGAGAATAATTtgatggttggtcacttttctaACATCCGAATATATGAGAAACCACATTTCTATGCATAGCTTTTGAATTACTTATAGATACTTCTatctgtataaaactcaatatacgggaccctaaaccaagttgaaaatagcaaaaaatccgatggtaaaatcgcatgcaaaaacaTGCTTATCACCTTTGttagcaaaagcatgtaatattgtatgagaaatcgtgtacacaaaaagtatgtaccgaagaaaaaaaatctgaaaaaatcacaaaggtgatgtgtatgcttttgcatgcgattttacacagatttttttactgtgaatgcAATCGGTTTGGGTTGAATCGATTCTGCAAGTTCCGAAAAACTAGTCTGTTagttacatacatacatacacacagacatttgttcagttttcgattctgagtcgatatgtataaatgaagGTGCGTCTACGAAgtgcttttaaaaattgcatttttagaACAGAATCATagtcttacctcagtgaggaaggcaaaaatcgaatgaaaaatGTATTTGGCTTCGACCGCTCGCAATTGGAAGTTATGCTCAGCCAGTATACCAGTTAACAAGCCATTTTTAGTAGGGGATTTTCTTCAGAAGAATAACACGCCGAAACGACGTAACCTGTTGTCCCAAACGTAATGAAATTATTGCATGCGAATTTCTAAACCGGTTACATAGAGAGTTCCAAAAGATTGCAGGCTTTTTTGTAATTCAGTATTACAAGGATTTGTGCTTTAttgtaattaaaaattacaattacaaatatAATCTTGTtacttttttgtaacttttaattacaaatggtTGATTTGTAATATACGATCATGTTTCTaaacaataattaaaatatcgacgtcttcgtgctatcttgtcgcagccgccattttgacgttccgagaaaaacgtattttaatgtttgaccttgaataaacaaaaacaaaacacgcAATGTaaccaataacaaacacgttttgttcggTTGACCATTATGTTCAttatcccgaagtttggttgaagttggttgctggagtcccgagttatcattacaaatgtttacggtagtctaacttttacgtgcgtcaaacgcgttctgacttgaaatccctttggccagttgtcgcacttacatcaattttcagggagtgacaagatagcacgacaagattgaaactactttcatatgtaaagtgacaaaaatgcacggagttttttcggatttcgttgaatatctcaggattgaaatcgaattttggggatctgtgaaggtcaaaagatgaagcattgtgagttgcacaaaatggcgttcttaactcaatttggcccaaaatgcacgtacgacaagttagcacgacggcgacaaTATAATACTTCTTAGTAACGATTTCTCAAGTACACACGATTAACTGAAAAATGTTGaatcaattaattttaatttaaaatacatacaaaacaataaaactatTTTGACAGATTGAATTTTGATCGACtaagttttttcagtttcagttaAACTTCTTCAGAGACTTtggaaaactgaaaaaaattaaactcgcaGGCAGAATAAATAGATTATAGAGAAATGATTGTTAAACATTTCATCTAAAGCAACATAATCATAAAGTATAAAATAAAGCTTGCCCAACACCTTTACACGGTGTCTGGTTTTAGCACGCGCAACGATTGCGGTGGTGGCGCGGCAACATTATAAACACACTGCTCAAACAAAACTGCTGATTTTTATCAGTAATAGCTACCCATTAAATCACGCGGCCCCCGGTACGCTCGCCAGGCTTCTCGTATCCAACCAACGGCAAATAGGTTATGTTCAAAGGCCTTTACGGCTTGGATCCATTTACCGCAAACGCGTGCAATTATTAGCGCCTGGTTTGTGTCTGTTTAAATATCCTACGGGTGGGGTGGTGGAGGTGTGGGTTGTGTCTTCCCTTCGATAGTCCATCAAGGTGTATTAGCGGAATTGGATCGGTCATTACGGTGTTGTTGATCAGCCGCACTTCGAAGGACATTCCTCACGATCGATGATGAAAGCTGATTTGTTAGAGGATATGAGCTTTAgagtaatttattatttaataggttGATCACGGTAATTAACAACAGATATCATTACAGAAATTAAGTGAGGCTGTTTCACCTCATTAGGTGGGGAGTTATAGAGCAAAGGACAAACGATGACAAATTACTGAATGTCGGAAGTGacttgaatattttatttaaaacagcCTGAACATGAACAACTGGAAATACTTCTCCGGATACCCTGGATGGCATCCTGTATGTCGGCACCGATGGCAGCGGCACAGTTCTGATTGAAAGGAACGCCAGCCTGCGTCCAGAACCTTGGAAAACCTTGTAAGTTGGCAACTGCCCATGTGGCAGTTTGCATTAGGTTGGGAAGTCCATTGAAAAACTGGAAATAATTCatgacaattttataaatttaaatttacaccAAAGAAAGCTTGCTTACCGCGGCGGTACAGTTGCTCGATCCCGGTGAACAGTACTTCAACTGGCCCAGAATCACATCCGAAACGGCCTTGCCATCGTTCATCAACATTTGCGTTCCCGCGGTTGGTTGATCGGCAAACTGCATGTCCTCGCGGAAGCACTGCGCCAACCGACCCACGGAAATCCTCGGCTGCACCAAGTTCTGCGCGTGCTGCTGGGCACAGGCACGTTTCGGCGACAAGAAGAACTCGGTCATCGCGTTCAGGATGTTCTGGACGACGACCTGCGACGGTGCCATCACGTCATCCGTGATGGTTTGGCGGAACTCGGCCAGCACCTGGGGCACTTCTCCGGTGAACCAATTGAACCCGCCCAACATGTTACCGATGTTGATGTTCTGATTTGGGAAACGGGCCTGCAGATCCGTCAGGCCCTTGGTCATGTGTTGCTGCAGGCCGGAAATTGCAGCCGACGCCAGGTTCGCCTGGGTATTGATGGTTCCGTTGATGACCACGGAAGCGTTGTTCAGCTGAGCTAGTCCCGATTGGATTGCGGCGTAGTTGGCTTGCGTTAGCGAGTACCAATCGAAAGCCTGGATTAGTAACGGCATCGTTGCGAATACGAACAGAACTATCGTTTGGAGGTTGCACTTTCCCATGGTGGTTTTGGTCTGTTTGTAAGGTTCATCTGCGGTTTCGCGTACTTATACTAGTTGTGAATTGAACGACTTTGTTTGAACAGTTGAAAACGGAGATGATATAATTGAAGTAGTTATTGAGAATGGAAATATGGTAATTAGTTTGCCTAGAGATCGGACATGAACACTAGTCGTGCAAtgttattcaaataataaaatagtgACTGAATTATTCCAAATGctttcactcaaatgttgtTCGAAACAATCGTTTAGAGTACTTCCTAAATAATTACACAGAGAAATATTACTtcagaaaatcgtgaaaaaacgTTTATGATATCACAGACaactaaaacaaaataatttgaaaatcgtgtgTAAAAACATGGCGGGTGATACACTAACGCCATCTCGTAGTCTATTGCCCCTATTGCCACTTGCAAGAATAAGCCTGAATGTAGACTACAGTGCATCACAGCTTTCGCAGGAGCCGCACCGTTTTCCACTGCTcctccatcgaaaccgactactttatcgacttcattttgctggaaGAGATAGGATGCCGTCtattttagacgatgactcagcttTTTTCCTCTCTTGCACTTTAAAAAACCAGATGGAAGCACGAAGTACCGCAACGTCCCTATTCTGATTCCCACCAACTTGATTTTGATGATgctatattttaataaaatagattttttgctcTGAAATTAACTAACAATTATCTGAAGCGGAACTCAAAATACTtactttcaacatttcaaaactgTGTAGATCAAACATATCAATTTTCTCGATGAAAAGACGCATGCATCTTTTGATGAGAATGAGAATACGGCCAACCACGTGCTTAtcaatgttgttgtttacacTTGAGAGCAGTGCGGGAGAGTTGACAAATCTCTTCTGCGACGACAGCGCCACAAAAAAGCTTGCCATTCTTGATGAAACCGTTGCATGTATTTACATAAGGTGGTAGTCGACCcaaaacgtctgttgtctgtgattatatagtggactctctggctggcgatcttctcgatatcaatattgctccagctgtcagtAAATatgtcagtcccttcaaatagattgttttgatttttcgttctataatttgataactcccgctctcgacagtcccttcaatatcgacaacgagagagtccactgtattgagaacctaaaaataagtttaaaatttccattCATTTTTCTCCGTATACTGATCATAAACAATTAAGGAAAATTAAGACTTAACagtaaaatttcctgtaatttcgtaatcatcgattatttttttagatttggttCGTCCATTCAATTCATCAAAAAAGGTGCCGGTGGTTATGTAACAGACATAACCAATATGACAAATGACAACATTGACCAACCAGGCAGTGAATATTGACCAACGTTACGTTGGAAATTGTTTGCCACCATCAGCTGAGCAACTCGTTAGCTTATTCGTCATTCACACAAAACGATATATAAAGGGTAACTACAATTGGCATTGTAGTATCAGAGAAGTTCTTTATCACCATGAAAAACACCAGCCTCCTGCTAGTTTCCCTGGCAATTCTGTCCCAATCGGCCTACGCCGCCGATTGGTTCACCCTGATGGACGCCAACTACGCATCCATCCAAACCGGACTAGCCCAGCTGAACAACGCTTCCAACGCACTAAGTCTAGCGCTGAACCAACAGCAACAGATCATCCAGAACGCCTACGATGGGCTATCCGAGCACGTGAACCGCTCGCTCGTCGACATCCGGACCCAGTATCCTTTCGTGAGTCTGACGAGCACCCAGCTTAGTTCGGCTGGATTCAGAACCTACGTTGGAGGTTTGATTGCCCAGTTTCGTCAAACGGTGACCAACAGTGTGATGATCCCGGCCCAAACCATCGTGAGCGGAGTTCTGGCAGCGATGTACGACTTCTACGGCACGAAACAGTACAGTGAGTGCGCCAAGCAGATGGCTGCCAACTTGATGCAACCTAGGATCTCCGTGGGACGGTTTGCCGACTGTCTGCTGGCCAACGTTCCGTATGTTGAGAAAATCGCAAAAGTGGCGAAGTTTTCGCTGAACAGTGCGAACAACATGGTGGACGCTGGTATTCGACAGCTGAATTACTGCTCAGTAGGATCGTTCAACTGTACTTCAGTGGTGAGTTCTGGTTATTCTGACTTGTAATCCTTGAAATCATAGCGATTTACCTACCTTTTCAGATATTGAATGCATGGCCGAACGAGTACTCCGTTTTGGTTGGAGCGCTGAACAATCTTCAAGGCATTTACCCGTACTATGCTAATCCTGGAATTGCCATCAACAAGCAATGTGCCACCTTGCTGTCGATTGACATGCAGGATGCCATTCAAGCAGTGCGGAACAGTGTTTCTGCATGTTAAATAAGTAAAAATCAtcaacaatcattttttttcgtttgaaatttcaacaaaacaaaaaaaaatcctttcgaACCACTACAATCGTTTGCATTCCATCGCAAAAGAAATATGTTCACTTCCTTGAAACTAGCAATTACCACCACAATTTCACTCGCCAATCGTGGAAGACCCCGTTGCACAACAGCCAAACGTGGCAAAACAACAAATGCGTGAGGCACAACAATAATATTTTCGTTGGGTTTGGTCGTCTTTCGAGCTagcttagcgcgtttttgacggtgttttgttaactttcgccgacggccatggcggcggccgcgacggtggagagtgagtggacggagcacagggctgagaatggaaggacgttctactggaacgcggccttgaggaaaagtgtgtgggagaaaccggacgggtttcaacccaagacgcaggcggcgacgggcatggaggtggaagactccgaaggaggaggagaggacgggggcgaatttcgtcccgtggtcaaggttcgccgcaggaaggctaaggaggagatcaacgtcggcgatggcggcaacgacggcgatgtggagaaactgctcagcaacaacaagttcagcccgctagcggaggagagcaacaacaacaacaacaatgcgaacccagcagcagaaaaaaccatccccgtggtaccagcaaccggcaagtcggccggggagaagaagcagccaccgctggtggtgaaagaaacgagcttcgcccgccttgcgaaggtgatgtcgtcatgtgatgtccagccggaacacaaactgacgcggtatggcaccaaaattacgtgcttctcgagcgacgacttcgacacggtgcaagctcacctgaagaagaacaaggtgcagttctacacgcacggaaagcgcagtgcgagaccgcaccgggtagtaatgcgaggtctcccgaacgtggaaccggattacatcaaggagctgctcaagacggaacatcagctggacgtcttggcagtacacgccatcaggcggaagcagcagcttcccgccatcgatgagacgcctttcatcgtgctttttcccaaggggcacaccagtatcaaggagttgagtagcaaggtaaagaaagtgggaccagtcgtcgtccggtgggtggcctaccggaacaaagaaccgcacgtgacccagtgcaagaactgcttgcagttcggtcacggaaccagtaactgccatctcaagccaaggtgcagcagctgtgggggtgcccacagcacggaaaagtgcaaagcagaagaaacgcaagccaagaagtgtgtcaactgctctggatcccacgagggtctggaccgcagctgtcccaaacgtgcgcagttcatccagtcgaggcagcaggcgtccaagccgaagccgccagcatggaagaaggacaaacagactccggcaggagccgcgttcaccgcggcggattttcctccgctacctggagcggtgccgtccgtcgggacggaagataaacatcctcgtcccgcaggaagaagtcgagaaaatactggcgccggcgccggtgcaaccccgaaggagcaacaaggtgaacggaagctgtacagcgagtcggagctgtggacCATTTACCGGGaatacagagttcgcttgagccagtgcaagacacccgaggaacagattgacgtgatcgcacacttgctgacacatggcacgagaaaataatcatcttattcaattactgtttttattttgctatttattatttttgtactaATGATCCTCGGttctaacctggtcacagcacctaaaagaacctaataaaaataagttatgaagaaaaaaaaaaaaaaaacaaatgcgtGAGAGTTAATTTGCATAATATATCATATTTTATCGATCTGTAGATTTAATTAGtatcaattaaaaatcaatttcaccgTCCAGGCGATGGACTCCGCACAAGCCTACCAAAGTCGCGTGGCCAAACGCGCAGAGCTCATATAGTGGGCGGTCACCAAGTTGGGGCCCGGCCAGATATCGATCTTCGCGTTCGTTTCCAACTCCGAGCCAAAGTTATGGTCTGCAACGGCTAGGAAATGCTAGGGTATAGGGAAATGTATGATTAATCTGCATGTGGGGGTCCGTTCGTCCCCCGGTGTCGAGCAGGGTGAGAACTACAACTTAAGGAACAGTTTTTACAGGGTATACATTCCTTCCCGGTAAATCTTCATCCGAGGatattacaattatttttttgacaaagaactttgtcctaaggtttctatacgtggtgtcaatccaaaattttcgcgaagcgaaaacgttacgtgacgaattcccctctcggcaaatttcccctctttttggtgcacgctggttggatgaacgaacgtttcccaatcagtcaatcgagagacgtgagattgatgtatctaaaatcacccccactccacctcataattttcggatcgtcgacgagccaacaaaactcggctcggtcggtcccgaaaatcagacatgcatcggcactatgagctctttttaacggcactcagcttgttctaGATGGCATTTTCGTTTAAAGCAATGTTATGCTTGTTGCTAGGTAAAAATCTCTTGGTTTTTGcttgaataatgtgtagaaaacattggttcattggaaaacccgattttagctatattttcatgtaaatgttctcttaagctctcaagaagaacttcttaaaagctctttgagtgcaattaagagttcttaacctatatctcggttgggtttcaaaatattgtctcagggtcttcgggagcctaaaagacaagcgtaattagcgtattctaatcactggcacaacatgcaacaacattctattgctggacgtcgacgagaacacatcagaagcagatggcctggtggcccggtagcagacggcctggaggtccgggagcagatggcttggaggcatggaccagctaagacattccagtcgcgggagtcgatcattggaactggacaccacctggactggagtggccggaggccccgcggatgttccgatgggggacatttgccggaccgtaagagttggggcaatatgggtatcaaactttatggtttttgataccggacatgaaatttgacatttcggcagtagtggccacaatctggagtggccggaggccccgcggatgttccgatggggggacatttgccgaaccgtaagagttggggcaatatgggtatcaaactttatggtttttgatactggacatgaaatttgatatttcggcagtagtggccacaatccggagtggccggaggccccgcggatgttccgatggggggacatttgccggaccgtaagagttggggcaatatgggtatcaaactttatggtttttgatactggacatgaaatttgatatttcggcagtagtggccacaatccggagtggccggaggccccgcggatgttccgatggggggacatttgccggaccgtaagagttggggcaatatgggtatcaaactatatgatttttgatactggacataaaaagttgcatttggccattacctgaagttaagcagttaaaataaattgcttaTAAGCCAGGAAGTAACaaatagattactgcgatgcacattttttgtgccactgcgaaaatctgtttttggagccctgtaaagggcagttttaatgtctgctgttcaaatttcctttactgccgccgattgcttgcaacagccttgcaaaaacattcccgcatcttgataactttcgagtggtgaaggatagtaaattgatttcacttcgatttctatttcagctccacttgcaatttccgtccccttagttcgataggatggttattataagggggaaatttggaccggacattctaatcgaaaatttcaacaataatcttgcaaagttctttgtcatactggtcatgtgtaacataaccacctgcaccttttttttgtttcaagattGAGGCACACCAAAACCTAAGCAATTATTATATTACTACACTCTCATAGAGGTGGTGAAATTGGGCCATATAAAAGTGTAATGATGCCCTCATTAAAAATATGGTTAAACTGATTTGCTAGTTTATTTGTTTCGATGTTTAGATATTTCCAAAACCATTTCCAATGATATTTTAAGAGTATTGAAATATTCCTGTCTATCAACGTTTTTATAATGATTGACTGATAACTAACTTCTAAAACGTtcgaaatgttttgaaatttacttcttgaggtactttgaatgATTCCATTCCAGTCCATTCGTGATAAGTACCTATTTTTGACCAGTTAGTGTAAACCCCTCAAACTTATTATCAAATAGCTCTCAAATcagataattttcataaaaaaattgttcccgtcaataactttaaaaattaaaaaaaaatattacaggtttatttggtaatttttgattATCTTTTTTTCCTTTGAATCAAACTTTGTCCATAAATTCTCACTGTCTAATGAAACCATTGTGCATCGTTTTATTGCAATAcaagtgagcaactctctatgGAATCGGCCGAAtccaaccatttttattttttgtatttttttatttgactcaaactttgtgggggcctttcctatgaccaaagaagctattttgtgtcattggttcacccatacaagtctccatacaattttggcagctgtccatacaaaaatggtacgtaaatattcgaataactgtaacttttgaatgaattttctgatcaatttggtgtcttcggcaaagttgtaggtattgttgaggactattgagaaaaaaataggtacacggaaaaaaattgccgattttctgaacttttcaaaaataatatttaaggaaatggtcactcatggtcactatttttaaaaatcaaaaaactgcaaatatttcgctaaaatcaaactttcggtggctatatcttgaaaacagagccttttatcaaaaaatctgtaaagtacttttcgattggaaattcaattttacattaaaaaattacgtcaaatttgtttttgcatgaaatttcgattttttccaaaaatcactattttttcaaaaattcataactcggcggcagattttttgaccatgtttctctatggcttaaaagttgcgggtttttgtcccctaaaacatataaaaaaatctcgaaaatcaaaaaatacgtattttgggaaattgagtttttgtgaaaaaatgttaattaaaaaat
Coding sequences:
- the LOC120414818 gene encoding uncharacterized protein LOC120414818, which encodes MKNTSLLLVSLAILSQSAYAADWFTLMDANYASIQTGLAQLNNASNALSLALNQQQQIIQNAYDGLSEHVNRSLVDIRTQYPFVSLTSTQLSSAGFRTYVGGLIAQFRQTVTNSVMIPAQTIVSGVLAAMYDFYGTKQYSECAKQMAANLMQPRISVGRFADCLLANVPYVEKIAKVAKFSLNSANNMVDAGIRQLNYCSVGSFNCTSVILNAWPNEYSVLVGALNNLQGIYPYYANPGIAINKQCATLLSIDMQDAIQAVRNSVSAC
- the LOC120414816 gene encoding uncharacterized protein LOC120414816, with protein sequence MGKCNLQTIVLFVFATMPLLIQAFDWYSLTQANYAAIQSGLAQLNNASVVINGTINTQANLASAAISGLQQHMTKGLTDLQARFPNQNINIGNMLGGFNWFTGEVPQVLAEFRQTITDDVMAPSQVVVQNILNAMTEFFLSPKRACAQQHAQNLVQPRISVGRLAQCFREDMQFADQPTAGTQMLMNDGKAVSDVILGQLKYCSPGSSNCTAAFFNGLPNLMQTATWAVANLQGFPRFWTQAGVPFNQNCAAAIGADIQDAIQGIRRSISSCSCSGCFK